Part of the Actinomyces howellii genome, GTCCCCCGATCTCGAGGTGTCACTTCTCCCGATCTCGAGGTGTCATATCTCCCGATCTCGGGGGCTGGGTGCGGCCCACGAGCAGGTAGGCGCACCAGGCGCCGACGATGCCCACGAGCATGACGGCGACCATCGGCAGGGCGCTCGATCCCCCACCGGAGCTGGCCAGCGGGGCGGAGACACCCATCGCGGTCGCCTGAGCCAGCCCCAGCAGGGCGCTGGCCGCCCCGGCGGTGCTCCTGACCTCCGTGAGCGCCAGGGCGCTGGCGTTGCCGAACACGAGTCCCTGGGCCGCCATCGTGAGCACGAAGCCCGCGCACAGGGGCACCAGGGGCAGGCCGAGCGCCAGGACGCTCGTCGTCACGAGGGTGATGCCGGTGGCCGAGATGGTCAGGCCCGCACCGATGAGCCGGCGCGGCTGGAAGCGTCCGACGAGCCGGGAGTTGAGGATCGCCATGAGCATGTTGCTGCCCGCGGTGCAGGCGAAGAACACCGAGTACTGCATGGTGCTCATGCCCTTGATCTCCTGGAGGACGAAGGAGGAGGCGGAGATGTAGGCGAACATGGCGAAGCCTGAGAAGGCAGAGGTGAGCATGTAGCCCACGAAGCGCGAACGGGTGACGAGCATGGCGAAGCTCGCGGCGAAACGGCGCAGCCCGCCTCCCCTGCGGTCC contains:
- a CDS encoding multidrug effflux MFS transporter, giving the protein MIPVALLAALAVQNAVPPFATDMYSPAFPRVAQDLATSSTAVGLTLTAFFVGMGLGQVIGGTSSDQRGRRLPIIVGGAVCTLGGVVCATAPGIEVLMVGRVLQGLGGGAAAVVGRAVLVDVARGNQLARTMSILMAVGALAPMIAPVAGGAVLSVATWRSIFWCLTGFGLFMMAMAAALVPETLPVEDRRGGGLRRFAASFAMLVTRSRFVGYMLTSAFSGFAMFAYISASSFVLQEIKGMSTMQYSVFFACTAGSNMLMAILNSRLVGRFQPRRLIGAGLTISATGITLVTTSVLALGLPLVPLCAGFVLTMAAQGLVFGNASALALTEVRSTAGAASALLGLAQATAMGVSAPLASSGGGSSALPMVAVMLVGIVGAWCAYLLVGRTQPPRSGDMTPRDREK